A part of uncultured Fibrobacter sp. genomic DNA contains:
- a CDS encoding AAA family ATPase, with the protein MSDFNNDAEKVLAKAQSLRDRCSHSYLGAAHLAVGLVEGPDATLKKLYKSKGAKTNELRGKLEPFVQKIPRMEGVNPDVEPDNDLNRILRASVQAARQVNRMVTPGDMLVALMKFSGDRGLAKVFEDALGSVEVVETWLSDPFAGAANAEEQSPLKLYGRELVEMAADGKLSPVIGREEEIRRVILILSRKTKNNPCLVGEPGVGKTAIVEGLAERIYRGDVPDALKGKKLFALDLSALMAGAKYRGDFEERLKAVLDALEEDGNTLLFIDEIHTIVGAGKTEGSMDLGNMLKPKLARGELHCIGATTTQEYRKYIEKDSALERRFQPVQVDEPSEEESISILRGIKDGFDAHHGVRLHDNALVAAVKLSNRYISDRFLPDKAIDLIDEAASLVKTQMDTVPEALDTLQRKELQMKNEEQALAKETDDTSVKRLKELREELATTDAAVKLMQDRWQERRAKNAELQGLKKSLQQAKDEMEQAEARYDLNRAAELKYNKIVNLEKEIAAKTEEIRKSASDGDLSEEVTEETIALVVSRWTGIPVTKLCEGEKAKLLHLDERLHARVIGQDEAVEAVSEAILRNRSGLSRENAPIGSFLFLGPTGVGKTELARALSTELFDSEAALVRIDMSEYMEKHSVSRLIGAPPGYVGYEEGGQLTEAVRTHPYCVILLDEIEKAHPDVFNTLLQVLDDGRLTDGKGRTVNFKNTLILMTSNLGAAHFQNRAGDAKPVTLKEIEPELRGFFRPEFLNRLDEVLVFQSLTKPQIKDIVKLKFKGLAERAARQDLQLTLTDKALEAIADGAYQPEFGARPIQRYLERNVERPLSHAILAGEVSAAKPVVIDYDGTAFTVK; encoded by the coding sequence GCAGAAAAGGTATTGGCCAAGGCCCAGAGCCTGCGTGACCGTTGCTCCCATTCCTACCTGGGTGCGGCCCATTTGGCGGTAGGCCTAGTAGAAGGCCCCGATGCCACCCTGAAGAAACTTTATAAATCCAAGGGCGCGAAGACGAACGAGCTTCGCGGCAAGCTGGAACCGTTCGTGCAGAAGATTCCACGTATGGAAGGTGTAAACCCCGACGTGGAACCGGATAACGACTTGAACCGTATTTTGCGTGCCTCTGTGCAGGCGGCGCGTCAGGTGAACCGCATGGTGACCCCGGGCGATATGCTCGTGGCCTTGATGAAGTTCTCGGGCGACCGTGGACTCGCGAAGGTGTTCGAAGATGCGCTCGGTTCTGTGGAAGTCGTGGAAACCTGGCTTTCGGACCCGTTTGCGGGTGCCGCCAATGCCGAGGAACAGTCTCCCTTGAAATTGTACGGGCGTGAACTCGTGGAAATGGCTGCCGACGGAAAGCTTTCGCCGGTGATTGGCCGTGAAGAAGAAATCCGCCGCGTCATCTTGATCTTGAGCCGAAAGACGAAAAACAACCCGTGCCTGGTCGGTGAACCTGGCGTGGGCAAGACCGCTATTGTCGAAGGGCTCGCCGAGCGAATCTATCGCGGCGATGTGCCTGACGCTCTGAAGGGCAAGAAGTTGTTTGCGCTCGATTTGTCTGCCTTGATGGCGGGCGCAAAGTACCGCGGCGATTTCGAGGAACGTTTGAAAGCTGTGCTCGACGCACTTGAAGAAGACGGCAACACGTTGCTGTTCATCGATGAAATCCACACCATCGTGGGTGCGGGCAAGACCGAAGGCTCCATGGACTTGGGCAACATGCTCAAGCCGAAGCTGGCCCGTGGCGAGCTGCACTGCATCGGTGCGACCACGACGCAGGAATACCGTAAGTACATCGAGAAGGATTCCGCCTTGGAACGCCGTTTCCAGCCCGTGCAGGTCGACGAGCCGAGCGAAGAGGAATCGATTTCAATTCTTCGTGGCATTAAGGACGGCTTTGATGCGCACCATGGCGTGCGTCTGCACGACAACGCGCTCGTGGCGGCGGTGAAGCTTTCGAACCGCTACATCAGTGACCGTTTCTTGCCGGACAAGGCCATCGACCTGATTGACGAGGCCGCAAGCCTGGTGAAGACGCAGATGGACACCGTGCCCGAAGCCTTGGATACCTTGCAGCGTAAGGAACTCCAGATGAAAAACGAGGAGCAGGCCTTGGCGAAGGAAACCGACGACACCAGCGTAAAGCGCCTGAAAGAGTTGCGTGAAGAACTCGCGACGACAGATGCTGCAGTCAAGCTGATGCAGGACCGTTGGCAAGAAAGGCGCGCGAAGAATGCCGAGTTGCAGGGCCTCAAGAAGTCCTTGCAGCAGGCAAAGGACGAGATGGAGCAGGCCGAAGCCCGCTACGACTTGAACCGCGCCGCCGAACTCAAGTACAACAAGATCGTGAACCTCGAAAAGGAAATCGCCGCGAAGACCGAAGAAATCAGGAAGTCTGCAAGCGACGGCGACTTGAGCGAAGAGGTGACCGAAGAGACGATTGCACTCGTGGTGAGCCGCTGGACCGGAATTCCGGTGACCAAGCTTTGCGAAGGCGAAAAGGCGAAGTTGTTGCACTTGGACGAACGCCTGCACGCCCGCGTGATTGGCCAGGACGAAGCTGTGGAAGCGGTTTCGGAAGCCATCTTGCGTAACCGTAGCGGCTTAAGCCGCGAGAATGCGCCGATTGGTAGTTTCTTGTTCTTGGGCCCGACGGGTGTTGGCAAGACGGAACTTGCCCGTGCGCTTTCCACCGAACTGTTCGACAGCGAAGCAGCCCTAGTGCGAATTGACATGAGCGAATACATGGAAAAGCACAGCGTGAGCCGTTTGATTGGCGCGCCTCCGGGATACGTGGGTTACGAAGAAGGCGGCCAGCTGACCGAAGCCGTGCGTACGCATCCGTACTGTGTGATTCTGCTCGACGAAATCGAGAAGGCTCACCCCGATGTGTTCAACACGCTGTTGCAGGTGCTTGACGACGGTCGTCTGACCGATGGCAAGGGCCGTACCGTGAACTTCAAGAACACCTTGATTCTGATGACGTCGAATCTGGGCGCCGCTCATTTCCAGAACCGCGCGGGCGATGCAAAGCCCGTGACCTTGAAGGAAATCGAGCCGGAACTCCGAGGCTTCTTCAGACCGGAATTCCTGAACCGCTTGGACGAAGTGTTGGTATTCCAGAGCCTCACGAAGCCGCAGATCAAGGACATCGTGAAGCTGAAATTCAAGGGACTCGCCGAACGCGCTGCCCGTCAGGATTTGCAGCTCACGCTGA